The following proteins come from a genomic window of Pirellulales bacterium:
- a CDS encoding NADAR family protein yields the protein MAKQWSFFVAGAFTLLASCNSQPGAPSSAKPQATTDGKSTELAVAADVAAAKPEELRDGRYPARWWAAVPKEGAPDWEILPQEAGPGEVILSKRQADLGLLSNFAATPFEFHGKKYASLEGFWQAMKYPEGPDDARAKFPGLQWEHTRDEVAGMTAFDAKHAGDLGSANMKEMGIDWVTFEGKQMPYKPAEPGEHYKLIVAATWEKVRQNPDVKAALLSTGDLTLRPDHHQEPDAAAAWKYYDILMGIRSQLQQENGAQPAGGDKK from the coding sequence ATGGCTAAGCAATGGTCTTTCTTTGTTGCCGGGGCATTCACTTTGTTGGCGAGTTGTAATTCGCAGCCGGGCGCGCCGTCGAGTGCTAAACCGCAAGCGACGACGGATGGGAAATCGACGGAGCTAGCCGTGGCGGCAGATGTCGCGGCTGCAAAACCGGAAGAACTGCGTGACGGGCGCTATCCGGCGCGGTGGTGGGCGGCGGTTCCCAAAGAAGGCGCGCCCGATTGGGAAATTTTGCCGCAGGAAGCCGGGCCGGGGGAAGTGATTTTGTCCAAGCGGCAGGCGGATTTGGGGCTGCTTTCCAACTTCGCCGCCACGCCGTTTGAATTTCATGGCAAAAAATACGCCAGCTTGGAAGGCTTTTGGCAGGCGATGAAATATCCGGAAGGGCCGGATGATGCGCGGGCGAAATTCCCCGGCTTGCAGTGGGAACACACCCGCGATGAAGTGGCGGGCATGACCGCCTTCGACGCCAAGCACGCGGGCGACTTGGGCAGCGCGAACATGAAGGAGATGGGCATCGATTGGGTTACATTCGAAGGCAAGCAAATGCCGTACAAGCCCGCCGAGCCGGGCGAGCATTACAAATTGATCGTTGCGGCCACGTGGGAAAAAGTGCGGCAGAATCCGGACGTGAAAGCCGCGCTACTTTCCACCGGTGATTTAACGCTCCGGCCCGATCATCATCAAGAACCCGACGCCGCGGCGGCTTGGAAGTATTACGACATTTTGATGGGCATCCGCAGCCAGTTGCAGCAGGAAAACGGTGCGCAGCCCGCCGGCGGCGATAAGAAATGA
- a CDS encoding DUF2007 domain-containing protein — protein METEDLVEVYRAKSSVQAHLMVSELEDAGIKAMVDGDNLETGLGGDALGWSAAPRILVAASNEGRARGIIKHLDHGKPAE, from the coding sequence ATGGAAACCGAAGATTTAGTGGAAGTTTATCGGGCCAAAAGCAGCGTGCAAGCGCACCTGATGGTTTCGGAATTGGAAGACGCCGGCATTAAAGCGATGGTCGACGGCGACAATCTGGAAACCGGCCTGGGGGGTGACGCCCTCGGTTGGTCCGCCGCTCCGCGGATTTTGGTGGCCGCGTCAAACGAGGGGCGGGCCCGGGGAATTATCAAGCACCTGGATCATGGCAAGCCGGCGGAGTAA
- a CDS encoding DUF1501 domain-containing protein has translation MSFCNCHDGMTRRHFMSHLAGAAALASPAIAFTNSLLANAAELKKKNKSCIMLWMNGGPATIDMFDMKPGAPTAGAFKPISTKVDGLQICEHLPELAKQMDQLAVIRSMSTREADHGRGRYYMHTGYVPNPTIDHPSYGAVVAHELADKMPQLEIPPFVSIGSDSIGPGFLGMTWAPFVVDANGDVKNLNAGGNMERMNERLTVLQAMDHDFINANRGEAAEDHLKVMKKAVSLMTSKQMAAFKAAQEPADMQERYGKTQFGKGCLMARRLVEAGVPFVEVDMGGWDTHQNNFTTLEKQKLPELDKAMSALIADLKSRGLYDSTAIVWLGEFGRTPRINGNAGRDHYARAWSVVVGGADFKRGVVVGATNEDGTQVTTDPYTSQDLMASVLKSLGVSLDTTFTSNNGRPMKIANSGKVIKELFV, from the coding sequence TTTTGCAACTGCCACGACGGCATGACTCGCCGTCACTTCATGTCGCACCTGGCGGGCGCCGCGGCCTTGGCCTCGCCGGCCATTGCCTTCACCAACTCGCTGTTGGCCAACGCGGCGGAGCTGAAGAAGAAAAACAAATCGTGCATCATGCTGTGGATGAACGGCGGGCCTGCCACCATCGACATGTTCGACATGAAGCCCGGCGCGCCCACCGCCGGCGCCTTCAAGCCCATTTCCACCAAGGTCGATGGCCTGCAAATTTGCGAGCACCTGCCGGAACTGGCCAAGCAAATGGATCAACTGGCCGTCATCCGCTCCATGAGCACCCGCGAAGCCGACCACGGCCGCGGCCGCTATTACATGCACACCGGTTACGTGCCCAATCCGACCATCGATCATCCCAGTTACGGCGCGGTGGTGGCTCACGAACTGGCCGACAAAATGCCGCAATTGGAAATTCCCCCCTTCGTTTCCATCGGCAGCGACAGCATTGGCCCGGGCTTTTTGGGAATGACGTGGGCCCCGTTCGTGGTCGATGCCAACGGCGATGTGAAAAACCTGAACGCCGGCGGCAACATGGAACGCATGAACGAACGACTCACCGTGCTGCAAGCCATGGATCACGATTTTATCAACGCCAATCGCGGCGAAGCGGCGGAAGACCACTTGAAGGTGATGAAAAAGGCCGTCAGCCTGATGACCAGCAAGCAAATGGCCGCCTTCAAAGCGGCCCAGGAGCCGGCCGACATGCAGGAGCGCTACGGTAAAACGCAGTTCGGTAAGGGCTGCCTCATGGCCCGCCGCCTCGTCGAAGCCGGCGTCCCGTTTGTCGAAGTCGACATGGGAGGCTGGGACACGCATCAAAACAATTTCACCACGCTGGAAAAGCAGAAATTGCCCGAGCTAGATAAGGCCATGTCGGCGCTGATCGCCGATTTGAAAAGCCGCGGACTGTACGATTCCACCGCCATTGTCTGGCTGGGCGAATTCGGCCGCACGCCGCGCATTAACGGCAACGCCGGACGCGACCACTACGCCCGTGCCTGGAGCGTCGTGGTGGGCGGAGCCGATTTCAAACGCGGCGTGGTGGTCGGCGCCACAAACGAAGACGGCACGCAGGTGACCACCGATCCTTACACGTCTCAAGACCTGATGGCCAGCGTCCTGAAGTCACTGGGCGTTTCGCTCGACACCACCTTCACCAGCAACAACGGCCGCCCGATGAAAATTGCCAACAGCGGCAAAGTGATAAAAGAACTGTTTGTGTGA